In the genome of Persephonella sp. KM09-Lau-8, one region contains:
- the nrfD gene encoding NrfD/PsrC family molybdoenzyme membrane anchor subunit produces the protein MIGAEVTFDVALPKIVWGWLVSTNMWAKSIATGTFLLGFYFIRRYPEQDNFFRKWLPILGIIFIGITLLVTVLDLHHMFRFWKIFFHPHFTSAVTLGAWVVSGFVIVLLISFWAWATGNKKLFDRVAIPGFILAFFATIYTAGIMGEATAREVWVFPAEMVSMLLSAMIAGSAAYLIIDAIYGHILKEEIRRELGYILLGSAFLAAAMFIGELVFAKMHSEFSYEVIKILAFGEVAPFFWLGMLFTFIIPIVLIGIANEFRKYRYAWMAAIFALIGLWLIKHAWLIAPQCLPLS, from the coding sequence ATGATAGGGGCAGAAGTAACCTTTGATGTGGCTCTCCCTAAAATAGTTTGGGGATGGCTCGTTTCAACAAATATGTGGGCAAAAAGTATAGCAACAGGCACATTTTTACTTGGCTTTTATTTCATAAGAAGATACCCGGAACAAGACAACTTCTTTAGAAAATGGCTCCCAATACTGGGGATAATATTCATAGGCATAACACTTCTTGTAACTGTTTTAGACCTTCATCATATGTTTAGATTCTGGAAAATTTTCTTCCATCCACACTTCACATCAGCAGTAACCCTTGGAGCATGGGTAGTATCTGGCTTTGTAATAGTTCTTTTAATATCTTTCTGGGCATGGGCAACAGGAAATAAAAAATTATTTGATAGAGTAGCTATTCCAGGGTTCATTCTTGCATTTTTTGCAACAATATACACAGCAGGAATTATGGGAGAAGCAACTGCAAGAGAAGTATGGGTATTTCCTGCAGAAATGGTTTCAATGCTTCTCAGTGCTATGATTGCAGGTTCTGCAGCGTATCTGATAATAGATGCAATATATGGGCATATCTTAAAAGAGGAGATTAGGAGAGAACTTGGGTATATCCTCCTTGGAAGTGCTTTCCTTGCCGCAGCTATGTTTATCGGAGAACTGGTATTTGCAAAAATGCACAGTGAATTCTCTTATGAGGTCATAAAAATTCTTGCCTTTGGAGAAGTTGCTCCATTTTTCTGGCTCGGAATGTTATTTACATTCATCATCCCTATAGTTCTAATTGGAATAGCTAATGAGTTTAGAAAATACAGATATGCCTGGATGGCTGCAATTTTTGCACTTATTGGATTGTGGCTCATAAAACATGCATGGCTTATAGCTCCACAATGTTTACCATTAAGCTAA
- a CDS encoding 4Fe-4S dicluster domain-containing protein: MRLGFLVDLSRCMGCMACAVACKAENNVPLHSWRLRVKYIDQGEFPDVKRHFVPLRCNHCENAPCERICPVSALHYLPNGIVNVDHDRCIGCASCMMACPYNAIYLDPITNSADKCTYCAHRIEVGMMPACVVACPTHANIFGDLDDPESEISKYLKNHKDVMVRKPELNTHPKHFYVRGSTVALDPLASERPEGYTLFTEVKFLDHIGGH, encoded by the coding sequence ATGAGATTAGGATTCTTGGTAGACCTGAGCAGATGTATGGGATGTATGGCCTGTGCAGTTGCCTGTAAAGCAGAAAATAATGTTCCCCTGCACAGCTGGAGATTGAGGGTTAAATACATTGATCAGGGCGAATTCCCAGATGTAAAAAGACATTTTGTTCCATTAAGATGTAATCACTGTGAAAATGCACCTTGCGAAAGGATATGTCCTGTATCGGCTCTTCATTATCTTCCTAACGGCATTGTTAATGTTGACCATGACAGATGTATTGGTTGTGCTTCATGTATGATGGCATGTCCTTACAATGCAATCTATCTTGACCCAATTACAAATTCAGCAGATAAATGTACTTACTGTGCACACAGAATTGAAGTAGGAATGATGCCTGCGTGTGTTGTTGCATGTCCAACACACGCAAACATTTTCGGTGACCTTGATGATCCAGAATCAGAAATTTCTAAATACCTTAAAAATCATAAAGACGTTATGGTTAGAAAACCTGAGCTTAATACACATCCAAAACATTTCTATGTAAGAGGCTCTACAGTTGCATTAGATCCATTAGCTTCAGAAAGACCAGAAGGATACACACTGTTCACTGAAGTTAAGTTTTTAGACCACATAGGAGGGCATTAA